ttttatatattacaattttgtcctattctttacaaattttaaaatttacccgaattttatgttttactcaaattagtccctaattgatTCTCGActtgtttaatgtttaatttttattcaattaagccTCTAATAATATGATTAATGCTAGAATAAACTATCTAATTGACTGAATTAATACTATATTTGCATAAATTGTGAATAATACATATGTTTATTGTATATGTATTTGTGATTGTACATACAACATGTCTTATGTTACCGTTAAAACGAACACTTAATAAGCATGACTTTTGCTACTGAATTGATCTGTTATAAGCATTTTATTTGCTACTGTATTGAACTATTATAGGCATATTGATTGTTATCATATTGTTCTGttaaaagcataattaaatgcTACAGTATTGATCCATTTTGAGCTtgtcatattgcattgcatggggtgggacgATATGTACAGAGAAAGAAGTGACagtttatttgtaaatttgttgTGCACCCACATCCTAGTGGCAGGTTTCATCTGcgaatttttgttttgtatcCACAGCCTAGTGTCAGATTTTATCGTGATATTTTACTGTTACCCACAGCAGAGTTACAGGTTTTATCTGCGAATTTTGTTGCGTATCCACAATTCAATGGAAGACTTTATCTGCAAAACTAGTGGTGGTTAAACCACAACTCGGTATGTAGGTGGTTGGAGTTCAGGGAACTCCCATTGTGGTGTGTAGCAGTGGGGTAGGAACTTTTCTGTTAAATTGAAACTGTATGACATTAATAAAGCATGTGCATACAAACTGGATTTACTGAGAtgacatatatatttatatgtatacattgTGGAAGTGGTCTGAAATatcgatattttgaaattgttattgTGTTTTGTTCTATGCGTTGTGTTTCTGTATATTTAAGCATTTGCATTGGTTTACTTGTGATgaaactcacattgagcttcatagctcactcccTATTTTTTCCATCTCTATAAATAACCCACCAGGGTAAGATGTGAACGCGACATATGGAAGGCTCAGAAacgttttatttttatcaaagtaTTGTTagacttatttttataattcctgttatttcaaaactatattgttttatttattttgtggcATAGGACTCATATGTAGCGTTTATTTAGCATACATgacatttaacttaattttaaaataagatttttatttaattaaggcaTAAAGTatagttttattaaaaccaagtaaaaaaaatcactttttcaCTACTAGATTGTagataaattttgagtaataaaaatggaaaattaactAAGCTTCCTTAAAAGTAGTCACCACTGCTTAGGAAAGTTAAATTAAATCCATTTTTGATAACTCATgagtttttttgaaaataggCTAAGTTTtcttccaaaataaataaatgttttaaattaattgttttataaatcTCGGTCGTACTAGGTCATCTCGACAACCGATGTAATCTTCAGAATTTGGGTCgaaacgtctaggccgggttggAGAGGTTACaccttcataattttttatatcctTTCATAACTTTTGATACCCCTCCATAATTATTTGTAGTCTCTAATTTTTGGTGTTCTCTCATAATTTTTTGTATGCCCTCAGAATTTTGGATATcctttcaaaattaagttttgacaagaggaattaatttttagtataaaGGTTTATTTTTGCatacttataaatttttttatatattaataaatttaaaataaataaaattaaataaataaaacaaaatttataagaCAAACCAATATTTGATAGTCATAATCCCTCAATTTTTGATTgatctaatttaatttgtttcatttatttaatttctcagAATGTAAAAAGATTctcattatatataatttatttcgtACCAAATATTAgcatgaaaaaaaagttaaaatttaccaattttttCTATTACAAAATGTTAATCAAATTACTTATTactcaaaaataatatatttcttatttcaaaTCCTCATtttgaaatcataaaaaaactTCGAGACCATACCAAAAATTATGAGGAAGTATCAAAATTGTTGAGGAAGTACCAAAATTTTAAGGAATACCAGAAAACATGAGGgaatacaaaaattataagtGAATACCAAAAATATGAGGAAGTGTCAAAATTATGAGAGAATACCAAATAACATGAGGGGATACCAAAATTAGGAAGCACTAAGAAAATTAGggaatataaaaattctaagtactaaaaaaatatgaagggatataaaaattattaggaTTTAGGGAATGCCAAAAGCTTGAGAGACTACAAAAAAAATGAGGAAGTGCCAAAAAATGCAAGGGAATACAAAAATTGTGAGGTATACCAATTTTTTGTTCgtcttaataaatttttttgtttatttaattttcacatttttaaaaatttatcatgaattataatttttagtatcaaattttagcataaaaattataatttagcagttacaatttttttccattacaaaaatccattgaaatttcttaatatttaaaaatatatttttatttactctaAAATTATATCTCAAGTCAATTCCTCTTTCCAAAATAATACCAAAAATCATGTGGAAGTTCACAAAAAATACgagagaatataaaaaattcagaggaagtacaaaaaattttgagtgaACCTGAAAAAACATGAGGGGTTACAAAAAATTATGAGGGAAGGCAAAAAAAAGTATGAGATGATACAAAAAATTACGAGAGAATACTAAAGATTATGATGGGATGCCAAGTTTGGTTCGtcttgataattaatttatttttaaaagttatcatgaaatatatttttctttgccaaattttgtcaaaatataataatttaaaagttattaattttttcattacaaaatctcattaaaatctcttaatatttaaaataatattttttattctaaaattttattttgtaccGAATCCTGATTCTGAAACcatacaaaaaaattttgagagaataCCCAAAATTATAAGGGTATaccaaaaatttctaaaaagtataaaaattataagaaagtacaaaaaaaattacGAGAGTATACTAAaagaatatgagaaaataataaaaattagaaggatccaaaatttataaaaatatatatatatcaattattatgtaaaatataaaaaatatgagaatgtatgaattattaatttgaaacatgttgaaaagattttttaaaagaatttttaacaACCTCATAGCGGATCCCACTTATATGCAGGTTTGTTTCCAACGGACTTTGTTTTTTCTTGATGATATAAGTGGGGTTTTTTACTTCAgcattttggcatgttttataATCATGCGATATTAAGCCATCAATTTGTCTATTAGTTGTAAATACTATCTACGTACAAAGTATGACCCAATGGACATGTTGTATGGCAATAGCCATTATATGAAGCTACGTACAAAGTAGAACCCAACGGACAATTGGAATTACTATTAActccaaaattaaatattgtattttaaaattaagaaatttaactTTATCGATTTTAATAGTATCTTCAAATGTACAAATAACtttaatccaaaataatttgattcaacataaattgtgtattaaattgaatttatatgacTAAACATGAAATACTTGAAATAATTCTACTCTTAAACTCAAAATTGATCCAActtgaaataactaaaattttaaaatctaaattaatcGGATCCAGATTGACCTAacctaaaattaactaaatagaCCATTGTAtctaaacatatttatataaaatatgtttgttGCAGGAGTTagcaaatataataaatataattgtgaGCGGTGAATAATGGGAAAGATAAGAGGttctattattttttgtctATTAATACTTAATACAATGACCATCACCATTTAAATGTGTGAGACTCGTGTGACACtcatattaaatgttaaaatctaACTTACGAATGACATTGGATATTAATACATAGTGAAGTACAACCAAGATAAGAGACGAAACTATAAAATAGCAATCATATCATTATCATTGTACGGCAATCTCTATTTACATTTCTGGCAGTTGTCAAACTGAACTTGTATAATTTGAGAGAAATGAATGTGCAAATGCTGCATGAATTGCCGCCCCAATGGGAAACACATCTTCATCAATGGTGAAATAAGAACTATGTGGAGGATGTATGGCTCCAATTTTCTCATTGCGAATCCCTAAGAAGAGGAATGTTCCAGGAACCTTGTCTAAGTAGAAAGCAAAGTCTTCGCTCCCCATAAACATAGGAGCTACTTTTGTGTTTTCTTCTCCTACTATCTCCCTCGACACGCGCACTACATGTTCGAACACCTTTTCATCATTGACGGTGGGAGGAATTGTAGGGTGATCTTTTCCCGAGAATTCGACCGCAGCCGAGCACCGATGTACAGCTACCTGAGCTTTAATTACCTGACAAGAGCAAGTCCATGAATatttacatcaaatttattaatgattCAAATTCCATACGCATTTTTGTCACCTCTTCTATTCTGTCCCTAAGTGCATTGAATCTCTTCGTACTGAAAGCTCTAAAAGTTCCTGCTATTGTCACTGAGTCTGGGATTACATTGATTGCAGTTCCACCATGAATAATAGACACTGAGACCACCTGCAGTATccaataaattacataaaatccAATGTCAGGCCAAGGATCATTTATTTGATTAGCTATCTCTGGACGTTGTCCGTAGAAATAGGTACACCTGAGAATCCAAAGGATCAGTTTCCCTTGAAACTATATTTTGTAGACTTATTATCGCTGTGGAAGCTGCCAAAATTGGATCAATGGCGAGATGGGGAATTGCAGCATGGCCTCCTTTGCCGCTAATTGTGGCTTTAAAGCTCCCACAGCCAGCTAGAAATTCTTTAGCTCGTGTGGCAACCACACCAGCGGGATATTCATGCACCAGATGCAACCCAAAAATGGCCTCTACCTTTTCAAGCACTGACTCTTCAATCATGTGTTTGGCTCCTTCACCGCGTTCCTCAGCTGGTTGAAATATTAGAATTACAGTTCCCTGTAATTTATAGATTGTAATTCCTTTCCtttcttaattttgaaatttcatttttaggTCAAACTCTGCAATTACTGTGTTACAGATTTAAGGTTAGTTTACTTTACTTAACTactattgaaaaataatttaagaagaTAAAATATCAATTCTAAGTATTATactgtaaaataaaagatttaatggAATGATAACaagataatttcattaaaagaacttttcaaaagtcaaaatttaaaaattttgaatttttggtttggttaaatttcagtttaaaattaaagtttggtttaaaagcTTTTGAAATCAAGGTTGGTTTGAGTTGAAGGGTGCTTTTTAACCTCAATGGTAAACAAAGCTTTAATTTTAACGGAAATGATAgtagttaaatttaataattaaaatgatgacTTTTGTAAGCTAATGAAACATTATATATTAGTATATTTACCAAATAAAACtttagaaataaaagaaattaatcaCAGTTTTGTTAGTACTTACgacttaaatattataattaaaaattactaaatctTAAAGTAAATATAGTGAAGAGATCACTAGCAAAATTTGACCttaataatattcttaaaaatTGGAATGGAGTTTTTGTCATAATTATGCTTGACCTGTAAAGCGCATTGCAGCTTTTGCAGTATCTTTGCTGCTCCAAGCAACATTGCAACATGGGCATCGTGGGCACAAGCATGCATTTTACCGTCTACGTTGCTTTTATGCTCCCATTCCACCAATTCCTGCatgacataaaaataaaatacaaaggGCAGGGCTTTGATAGTCCGATTCGAAGGCACTCCAATTAATTCCTTCCTAGTAAAGCTGAAAACATGTCAATCTCAAGCtacaaatttgtttttaaacctttttcttcttcttcttttttcactgTATGGAAAAGTAAGATCTTGCTTTCCTGATCTTCTAGTATAATATAGCCCAGCAGTATTTAGCAAAACAGCGAAAACCTGTGACTATTTACTATGTATCATATAATACCATAAAATACTGATTTCTTTCAAAGGGCTAATAATTATTGGTTGTTTAACaactaaaattcttttaaaacacTGTTGATCATGGTATTACACCAAGGGAATACCACTCAAGAATCGAATTTCAAACCCAATGAGTCTATACTTCATGAGTGAACactaaaaattttcttccagGAAACCCTTGTGCTAGATTTTCTTAAAGGAAAGGCAAAAAGTGAAGAAAGTTgaagaataataataacaaacaaaaaaaagaaaaaaaagtcagACCTGAATAGGTAAAGCATCCATATCAGCTCTGAGAGCAGCAAAGGGAGGAGAACCAGAGCCAATTTTAGCGACGACACCTGTGGTAGCCACAGGCCAATGATAAGGAACACCAAGCAGATCAAGTTCATGCCTAATGAGCTGGCTGGTATCAACTTCTTCATAAGCTAGTTCGGGGTACTGGTGTATCTTCCTCCTTATTCGTTTCATCCAATCCACAGTTTCTTGATCATTAGCCAGGCTAATTATCTGGTCTTTGATGGAGACGTTTGGACTAGGTGTTGCTGTTGTTGGGGTGAAAGAAGTGAAACAATCTTCATTGCAAGAGAAGCAGAGGGGAGATAGGGTTACGCAGATTAAGAAGATGTGTTGAAGAATGTGCTGCAGGGTCTTCGTGGCCATGGCCGAGGCTAAATTAGGCTGTATACGAGCGAGATAGTGATATATAAAATGGGGTGGGTGGTTAAGAATAGTGGgaattcatttgatatttttttatagatttactGTTTGACGTATTTACAGTAAATTTATTGTAGATTTTACCTTTTGTAGGCGGTGCATAAGTTTcctttattttaactttttaatgcAATGGGCAAATACCACCCATTTACAGTTTCTTTGAAGGACATTCATTCAGAGTTGGTCGGGCCTCGCGTCACTATCTAATCTAATAAATTTCATGTTCTCCACGTTTTCTATTTCCACAAAGTCTGTTAAATTCCCTTTCCCTCCTCTcctatttattttcctttattgattgtaaaattgttacaaagaaaaaatggaaagaaactAGTTACAATGGAAAgcccattagaaaataaaattaagaaacacCATGAATGTTTGACAAATTGTCAAGTTATACCATAAAAGAGCAAACTATACTTGCATCAGGCTTCCAGCCACAACCTAAAGGAGAGCAAAACAGGACTCAAGCCATACCACGGACAAACCTAACTTGTCAGGAAATAGGCAGACAGCAAACAAAGTGAACAAGCCACCTTGAATCGTTCAGCCTCTTTCTCGGCCATTGCTCCGATGGCATAGAAACAACATTACTGCCATGTAACAACAGATGTGCTAAGAACATATCAACCAAAAACGAGTTGCAAAGTGCTCGAAAAAACAAAACGCAAAAGATTTTAAAAACTCAAGCGTCTATGACTCGAGAAAACCTCCTCAAGGGAGGATCCAAAGAAAAACCTTGGACACCATATTTTGCCAAGAAAACATAGTCCTCTTATGCTGGAAAATGAGTGGCCAGCAAAGGAGGAGAAAAAAATGGTGGTGGAAGACGAGGAGGAGAAAGAAAACAGGAGGGCTTAagggaaaggaaagaaagggTGGCTGGGGGTAGGGAttaggggtgagcgttcgatcgaaagagtgaaaaatttttgagttaattgagttgacgAGCCCTATATTATCAtcttaacttgatttgaaatttctttgaatcgagtcgagtgaaatgaaattcgaatctagtcgaatcaagtgaaaattttcaagttaaattaaaaaattaaacatgtcaaattaaaatattattacagtatctaattccatgttatagcacataaatttgaaactatatgtatttgaaaaaaaatttcaaagcaaaataataagaataactcaattcaattaaatcaaaatttgatttttttttttcgattttttaattgaatcgaGTTTTTCTCACCCCTAGTGGAGACCAGGGAGCAGCACCACCATTTCGAAAAAGTGTTGGTCGGCAATAGGTGGTTATCTCTTCTCTTATTATCAACCATCAAGATATATAGATGATTTTGAAAGAATAGTTAAAATATaggcataataataattttaaccctcaatttttacatctttagtcaatttggtcattattcttttttaactaaatttgaccattaacttttAAAAGAGTGAAATCGTGTTTCAACAAAATatagactaaaatattaattttaatgatattggtGTGGCAACCCTCATGACAATCTACGTATACTCCCATGTTAACATAacactatttgtcttatatgtcacatcaataaataatttaaaatttataaaatatttaacaaataaaaattcataaaattaaaaattaaatacacgTAAATTACCATGCGAGTTGCCATGTTTAAAATTCAatgttttagttaatatttatgcttaaaatttaatatttatgaaagattgatggtcaaatttagctcaaaCAAAATAAGAGccacattaataaaaatatatataaatattaagaattaaatttatcattataactaaaatataatataaaaattatataagtatgtacatgtatcaaagttcatataacctagattattaagttgttacaatttataaaaaaagtaatttatatttcatacattatcaatatttaaatctatatattaGCAACGTTTTCATCTAGATACATGATTTTGGGGCCAGTTATAAGTAGAAATGACAAAATCCACTTAACCTCACTAACACTAATCCATTCTAAAtggagatttaaaaaaaattaaatgcttTCTTCGCTTGTCACatctcaacttttaaaattactattttacctaTTCTAATTTTCTGCGtatctttctttttatatatattcttagtatatatactaaaatcatAGGTACGTTGTTAACCTAAACCGGTTGCTAAACCTACAAAGTGTGAAAGTCTAAGTAACAAAGCATGAGTAAAAGTGATTGTGGAAGTGAGTACTTCAACAAAAACTATGATAAGCACAATGGACAAAAGGGgataataaagtttttttttttacgcagtttaatttttctatatttacgGAGCCTAGCTCAGTGAGAAGAATCCACTATCATTGAAGTGGGCAATGCAATCAGGGATCAAAGAAGTTGTCACTAAGGAAGGCACATCTAAACAGTTTTCAACCTTTACGAAGAATATGTTGGAGAAATCCTAATTTGAAAACAGTTTTCTTACAtagtggaaaattaaaattttgaaaacagaccaggtttgtgatatttatggCGATAAATTTTAACTGAATTCGTATTTGTGTTTTCGACTTAGCGGACGTTCGTTGTTcccagctttcaaccaaatgatcttctttattattctcgtaccatgaactgCTTGGAGTGtaggctcgaaccaattgaatcgaaacgcagaactagaaaaagttttctcttcttttggggtgaaaacgaaaattctctcttcttaatagaaatcagtaaaattgttattccggaaaaatatatgtaatagttgagaataaattctctctatttttcgacagaataacaatatctcaatgTTGTGTTAATAGTTATaccggtgtcatctatttataggaagagaaggtagaaccgtTGTTGAGTTgtaatggtttatttcaaatagaaatatAACATCCTACTTAGAATAGGACTAGGGTGGATGGCACACGCTAATATTGCTACAAATACTTCCTAGTCCTTTGTTTGACCCAATActctgtaatgtgatccaacccgatttagtttttctatttcccaaaataaactttaatatttatatataaaacaattttctcatatatattttacccccaataaaatttttaactattttacccctggtaaaatttcgagaaaattgttcaatatttcacaactcaatatgTTCACATTgacaaaatgatttattttcatttgtgggcttcaaaacagtccaaaaacataaacttattcttcctataattttttaagtaatccataaAGGTTGCAAATGGATCATtgtcatttccatttttggaaacctacatttaatttcaaatgattccatttctctatttcaGAGAAATCCATAATCATTCatgaatgtttctcatttctcttttcctattcattccgttcatttttattcaaacacgcaattcatttctagtttcaacgagctaatAGAGGGATCGATTGAACATATGTAGTTGaaactcaaatgatttataattaagttccagcttttcacctattaattataaactcatttagtcacgaagttattccactatagtatcgtgcctgagctctccccaacaacataccatGACGAAAGTAACTACTCAGTGCTcatctaatgaccttgtcataagtgtgttaccctcataggatatcattgatctctttgagataatattcattctcctaatatgatcctCTTTtgtctcatggtaaccattacatcttccttcatgaaaaatcaatcactatcaaataatgatcaagtcatccatcacaaagacggacGACCCGTggtcacgtttacttttcatcaaccatgtaatgccaatgaaaggatatcatttacccatgttttgagCCATGAATttcactgttgtgaatgacgctacatactacagaagtcgtacacccaatcACCAACTTTCAGttcattatctatttgaactcggacttttacttatatcaaagtgtacgagtcatgcatacatagtctgtcatcctttcaggatttaggtatgtcacattataaatgtcacaagtgaataaatccataaacaagttcaagatctattctgcttgggtcatgtccgatgtactgtcagtccagtcaTTCACATTCATGTCTCTATCTTCTCGGAGTCATCCGCTTcaatgcccaagacaaggcatctccccaattagatttgatagatgacatattagttttttaatCGGTTTGCtgatttctgattagactaaggacatgtttaggtttctCTATTGATACAAGTTACATTTCTGTACTACAACCCGACCACGTAAtattgcttagtattagttaagcatttagacaaccaatgagcgacatttgttttcattttgctttATGTGAAAAAACCATTTGAGgacaataatacaaagtatattaatcgtaatcaatgaattttttattaaccaatctgttagaaaaattacaagtgtacattgacgaaaatactacacttaaggcacTAGATGCAATAGTCTCCCACTTGCCTCAGTGAAGTAGATGAGTTATGTTTCGTATTCTTATGCCCTATGTTTCCCAAAGAGCTCTCTAGCTATAAGAGTCTTGGCTAAAAAAATCTCCGGGTTTTGTCCTCATATGTGATTTTTGACTACGTCTACCATTATGTCAAACACTACTGTCTCCCTTATGTGTTTTGTGTTTATGTGGTTTATTTGATTTTAGCTATATCCACATTGTTACATTGCCATAGTTTGTTCCATACCTCATATTCAGCCCTCCATAGTGAAGTTAGCAGTGCAACCCTGCTTGATACTTATTCAAACTATGGACCCATTGTCTAGGAAAAAAATAGCTTGATGTCGACTTTCTCGAATTTCGGCACATTTGGAAGTCAGAATTAGTATATCTAATAGGAGTAAGATCCCCTCCaaaatacacaagcatataattcCTTGTTCTCCGTAAATACTTAGTATATCCTTAACTGTTTGCTAGTGCCTTGGTCCTGGATTCGCCTGATATCGACTTACCAACCTCacttcaaaatagatatttaagcGTGTATATAACATAGCATACATAAGACTTCCTACTATTGAAGCATAAAGAACCTTTCTCATGTTCTCTTTTTCTTCAGCTATCTTAGGACAGTCCTCTGAAGAGAGATGAATCTCAATACGAATGGTTAATTTCCCTTATTTGAATCGGTTATTGCATAACACTCCAATATATTGTCTATGTATGAAACCTGAGATAGTGttatcactttgttctttcgATCCCTTAAGATTCGAATACctagaacaaaattagcttctctcaagtccttcatgctaaactgttGGGTTAACCACAGTTTAACCGATGACAATGTCCCTACATCATTCCAAATGAGTAGAATATCATTGACATATAGAACGAGAATGACCATTTTTCCATCCCCTAAACGTTTATAAACATAAGGTTTATCTATGTTTTGCTCAAACCAAAAGTCTTGATCGCTTGATCGaatctttgattccatgagCGAGACGCTTGCTTAAGTTCATATATGAATCTAAGTAGTTTTCAAACTTATGCTCGTTCCCTTTAGCTATATATTCGGTAGGTTGTATCATGTAAATGCTCTATTCAATATAGTCATTCAAAAACAttgtcttgacatccatttgtcAGGTCTCGTAATTGAGAGTCGTCGCAATGGATAGTAATATGCGGATTGACTTGAGCATAGCAATCTAAGAGAAGTTTTCTTCGTAATCGATGTCTTCTTTTTTAGTATAACCTTTTGCTACAAGTCTAGCAttataagtttccacttttccatccatatttcttttcctcttatagatccacttacaccctatgaGTTTTATCCCTTttggtaagtctacaagttcccacactgATTTTGAATACATAGAGTCCATCTCAGCttttatagttattttctaGAGCTTGGAATCAGCACATTGTATCACTTCTTCATATGTGAGTGGGTCATCATCTTCCTGTTAGACAGACTTAGTGTTaaaaacacttcctccaaattGGAAGAACTTAGGCCTACGAGAAACCCTCCTACTACAACGAGGCTCCCTATGTTGCTGATCGTTTACAGGTCTACTATTAGGAGTTGATTATGGAATCCATAGGGTTTTGTATATTTCTCTAAAGCTCCTCGAGTATTTCTTTACTCTGAGGTTTGAAGTAATTCATGTAACTTTCTTTAAAGAAAGTAGCATGAGTTGAGACTATAACAGTTTTCTCTTTCAggttataaaacaaaccaccATTTGGATATTCTAAAACCATGCACAATTCTGTTCGTGAGTCCAACTTCCTTACATCTTATCTAATACGTAGGTCGGGCATCCCCAGATCCTAAAATTATTAAGATTTGACTTCTTGCTATGCTACAATTCGTATGGGTTTTCGATGTTGTCTTATTT
The sequence above is a segment of the Gossypium raimondii isolate GPD5lz chromosome 4, ASM2569854v1, whole genome shotgun sequence genome. Coding sequences within it:
- the LOC105778759 gene encoding IAA-amino acid hydrolase ILR1-like 1, coding for MATKTLQHILQHIFLICVTLSPLCFSCNEDCFTSFTPTTATPSPNVSIKDQIISLANDQETVDWMKRIRRKIHQYPELAYEEVDTSQLIRHELDLLGVPYHWPVATTGVVAKIGSGSPPFAALRADMDALPIQELVEWEHKSNVDGKMHACAHDAHVAMLLGAAKILQKLQCALQGTVILIFQPAEERGEGAKHMIEESVLEKVEAIFGLHLVHEYPAGVVATRAKEFLAGCGSFKATISGKGGHAAIPHLAIDPILAASTAIISLQNIVSRETDPLDSQVVSVSIIHGGTAINVIPDSVTIAGTFRAFSTKRFNALRDRIEEVIKAQVAVHRCSAAVEFSGKDHPTIPPTVNDEKVFEHVVRVSREIVGEENTKVAPMFMGSEDFAFYLDKVPGTFLFLGIRNEKIGAIHPPHSSYFTIDEDVFPIGAAIHAAFAHSFLSNYTSSV